From the genome of Vicia villosa cultivar HV-30 ecotype Madison, WI linkage group LG2, Vvil1.0, whole genome shotgun sequence, one region includes:
- the LOC131651661 gene encoding protein SRG1-like — translation MSKFGTSLLVPSVQDLAKQIKTQVPEQYLHPNQDPIVVSNATYLQQVPIIDLSKLTSEDAFEVEKLDHACKEWGFFQLINHGVKPSIVENVKIGVQEFLSLPAADKKRFWQTPDDIEGFGQLFVVSENQKLEWADLFFMATLPSSARNPRLFPNIPQPFRDDLETYCLELKKVCLTIIKHMEKALKVEPNEMLELFENISQSMRMNFYPPCPQPENVIGLNPHSDAEALTILLQANDIEGLQIRKHGQWISITPLANAFVVNVGDILEIMTNGIYRSIEHRATVNSTKERISIAAFHRPQLSKVIGPTPSLVTPEKPALFKTITMEDYYKAFFSRKLLGKSCLDVVRIQNENSK, via the exons ATGTCCAAGTTTGGAACCTCATTATTGGTGCCTTCTGTACAAGATCTTGCAAAACAAATCAAGACACAAGTTCCAGAACAATATCTTCATCCAAATCAAGACCCTATTGTTGTATCAAATGCAACTTATTTGCAACAAGTTCCAATCATTGATCTAAGTAAATTGACATCTGAAGATGCATTTGAGGTAGAGAAGCTAGATCATGCTTGTAAAGAATGGGGATTTTTCCAG CTGATTAATCATGGAGTCAAACCTTCGATAGTGGAAAATGTGAAGATAGGTGTTCAAGAGTTTCTAAGTCTTCCCGCGGCAGATAAGAAGAGATTTTGGCAAACCCCGGACGACATAGAGGGCTTTGGTCAATTGTTTGTTGTATCTGAGAATCAAAAGTTAGAATGGGCAGATTTATTCTTCATGGCAACTCTCCCTTCGTCTGCGAGGAATCCTCGCTTATTTCCTAATATTCCTCAACCATTCAG AGATGATTTAGAGACCTATTGTTTAGAGTTGAAGAAAGTTTGCCTCACAATCATCAAGCATATGGAAAAAGCTCTTAAAGTTGAACCAAATGAAATGCTAgagttgtttgaaaatataagtcAATCCATGAGGATGAATTTCTACCCTCCTTGTCCACAACCAGAAAATGTCATTGGATTGAATCCTCATTCTGATGCTGAGGCCTTAACAATCCTTCTCCAAGCCAATGACATTGAAGGTCTCCAAATTAGGAAACACGGACAGTGGATTTCTATTACACCACTCGCCAATGCTTTTGTCGTAAACGTTGGAGACATTTTAGAG ATTATGACGAATGGAATTTATCGGAGTATCGAACATCGAGCTACAGTTAACTCAACGAAAGAGAGGATTTCTATTGCTGCATTTCACAGACCCCAATTGAGCAAAGTTATAGGCCCAACACCAAGTCTTGTTACTCCTGAAAAGCCGGCATTGTTCAAAACAATTACCATGGAAGATTACTACAAAGCATTCTTTTCTCGCAAGCTACTTGGAAAATCATGCCTTGATGTTGTGAGAATTCAAAATGAGAATAGTAAGTGA
- the LOC131651660 gene encoding agamous-like MADS-box protein AGL30: MGRVKLKIKRLENTNGRQSTYAKRKNGIMKKASELSILCDIDIILLMFSPGGKPSLCTGRRSNFEEVMAKFSQLTSQERAKRKLESLEALKKTFKKLDHDVVIQDFYGTSSQTVEDLSDQAKELHNRISQIQERLRHWNDIEKISGVDELGRMENSLKESLNQIHTQKENAQKQQLASLQCNNQFNELHVPYKMSTPQQFQSLPWMVNGDSQNIVLPEEPNLLLHKDVEGSTSSSFGSYASYLGSSTKPNISNSSQENCVLSDMSNNATAPPVRLPFNGQFSYIPNNFNIMNDMKLQPATTGMNNNNPHENQVDNYHVNGNFEAPKQGFDQSNHHGWTSNSGPCAVNLFDENLYPQPNFPQVHFGFT; encoded by the exons ATGGGGAGGGTGAAACTAAAGATAAAGAGGTTGGAGAATACAAATGGTCGACAATCAACGTATGCAAAAAGGAAGAATGGAATAATGAAGAAAGCTAGTGAATTATCTATATTGTGTGATATAGATATTATACTTCTCATGTTTTCTCCTGGTGGAAAACCTTCATTATGCACAGGGAGACGCAG CAACTTTGAGGAGGTGATGGCAAAGTTTTCTCAACTAACCTCACAAGAAAGGGCAAAGAG GAAATTGGAGAGTCTTGAA GCACTAAAGAAAACGTTTAAGAAGTTAGATCATGATGTGGTTATTCAAGACTTTTATGGTACAAG tAGTCAAACtgttgag GATTTGAGCGATCAAGCTAAGGAATTACATAACCGAATTTCTCAGATTCAAGAGCGACTAAG ACATTGGAATGACATTGAGAAAATTAGTGGTGTGGATGAATTAGGACGGATGGAAAATTCACTCAAAGAGTCTCTTAATCAAATTCATACTCAGAAG GAAAATGCACAAAAACAACAACTAGCATCACTTCAATGCAATAACCAG TTCAATGAATTGCATGTTCCCTACAAAATGAGTACTCCACAGCAATTTCAATCTCTTCCATGGATGGTTAATGGTGATAGTCAGAATATAGTACTTCCTGAAGAACCAAACTTGCTTCTCCACAA AGATGTAGAGGGCTCAACAAGCTCATCATTTGGAAGCTATGCAAGTTATCTTGGCTCAAGCACCAAACCAAACATATCCAATTCCAGTCAAGAAAATTGTGTTCTTAGTGACATGAGCAATAATGCTACAGCACCTCCTGTGAGATTGCCATTTAATGGACAGTTTTCATACATTCCAAACAATTTCAACATAATGAATGATATGAAGCTTCAACCAGCTACAACAGGGATGAATAATAATAATCCACATGAAAACCAAGTAGATAATTACCATGTCAATGGAAACTTTGAAGCACCTAAACAAGGGTTTGATCAATCTAACCACCATGGTTGGACTTCAAATTCAGGTCCTTGTGCTGTTAATCTCTTTGATGAAAATTTGTATCCACAGCCAAATTTTCCACAAGTTCATTTTGGCTTCACATag